A region of the Arthrobacter sp. Soc17.1.1.1 genome:
AAGTCCTTCGGCTCATAGGATCGGTCCAGGTCAGCCTCGCCGTATACGTGAATGAGAAGGTCGTGGCCGATATAGGGACCGCTCATCACTCTGCCGGCGAACTCACGCCGTCCATCAACGAGTCCTTCCCAGGACGGGCCATAGCCGTAATCAGGCATCGGTTGGGCTTCCAGTTCCAGCAGGCGAGCTTTCCGAACGCGCCACTCGCGACTGAGCTTCAGCTTGAGCCCCCACCATTTCCACATCGCTCAATCATGAGCCATCGCATCACTCCATGATTGAGCACGGAAAAGTCGTACCTGGCTCTTCACGGATGAGGGTGTAGTGGTCGGCGCTCGGTGCGCGTTGCTGAAGTACGTCGCAACAATCCATAGAGGATCGCGCCCCAGGGCAAATCGGGTGGTGGGGGCCGACTACATGGACTACCTACATTCCAGGGTCGACGACCACGCGTAGGACTGAACCCGGCATCTAAGCCGGACACCATGTCCTGTGCAGGTGTATGTCGTGATGTGTTCTTAGGCGAGGGCGCGGGCGACGTCGTAGCTGGCTGATTTGGCGAGGTTGTTGCGTGCCCGGTCGTATCCGCGGGTGGTGCGGGGGTCGGCGTGGCCCATGCTGTCCTGGAGTGCGTGGAGGCTGGTGCCGGTGTCGAGGGCGATGGTCGCGAAGGTGTGCCGGAGGCTGTGAGGACTGATTCGCCCTTCAATACCGGCCTTCTGTGCCAGGCGCCCGATGGTGCGGAAGGCCTCGCTGCGCTGCCATGACTTCCCCGTGCTGGTAGTAAATAACGGCTGCCTCACCAGGTAGGCGGTGCCGGGCCCGTGGACGTGGATGAGCTCGGCCCCGCTGGTCTCGAGGTACTCGTTCACGGCGACGGCGGCCGGCGCGGGGACGGCGACCTTCGCAGCCTTGCCGCCTTTGCGCCGGATGGTCAAAGTCCGATGCCCGGCGTCGTGCCCGTAGTCGGTGGTGCTCGCGCCTAACGCCTCCCCCACTCTGATTCCAGTGAACAGCAGTAGGGCTACTAGAGCGTGCGATCGCGGGCCGTCGACACGGGCAACAGCAAGCAACGCCCGTGCCTGATCTCGGGTGAGGCCCTGGGCGGAGCTGTGGTCGGCATCGACGGCCGGCCGGGTGACGGTGGCGACCGGGTTCAGGGCTGTCACGCCATCAGCCATCGCATACCGGTAGTAGCTCGACAGGGCGGCGAGGGTTCGGGCGATGGTGGACGGGGCCCCGGTGAGGGTGTGCCGGTAGCCGTCGACGTGGACCCGGCGGACGGTGAGCAGGTCGAAACCCATGGCGTCCAGCCACGTGCAGTAGTCAACGAGATCTCGGGTGTACGCGACGAGTGTGTGGTGGGAGGTCTGTGCGAGTTGCCACGCGGCGATACTACTGGCGTGTCGCTCCCGGTTTGGAACGGGCACGCTGGTATAGGCATCAGTCAAAACTAGGTCGCTCATCGTATCCACATCATAAGAGACATTATGATGTGTTTCCTGAGCGTCATCTGGCAATCACAGGGAGTTGCTATTTTTGCCCTGAAACTCTTGACTGACGTGCTGGTCTCCCTGTAAGGCTCCTCGTAGGTGGAAGAGGTATCGAGGGTATTGGAAATTCATAATCTCGAAATACCTGTGCTTATCCGGTGCCACCCCTGTCGTCGACTCCGCAACCACGATGCGGAACACCACGTCCCTTCGAGGTAGGTAGTTGTCTCATGTCCACGCTCCTCGACATCTTCGGGACTGTGGGTTTTACGGTGTTTCTGGCCCGAGGCTTCGCGCGCGAACGTAGCAAGAAAGGCGCCGTCGTGACGACATAGGATCTTGTGAGTCCATTAGAAATCGAACGAGGATCGGTCGGCGGAGGCGGCCGCTGCGGCTGAGCTCGTGCTCATGGCCAACGAACAGGGCTTGGCGCTAACCGGCCCTGACGCGCTGCTGGAACTGTCGACGAAGAATGTGCTCGAGACAGCGCTGAACAACGAACGCACCGCGCCCGCTCGGGCGCAACAAGCATCGCCCTGACCCCGACCGCACATCGGGCAACGTCCGTCACGGGACGCGTCCGAAGACCGTGTTAACGGAAAGCGACCGCGGAAGTCACGATCGAAGTCCTGTGGAATCGCGACGGGTCTTTCGAACTCCAGATCGTGAAGAGACGACAACACCGCCTGAACTGGGTCGAGGAAGCTGTGTTGTCGTTGCACGCCAACGGTCTCACAACAGGTGAGCTCAGGGTCAAGTCCTTGATGTTCATCATGTTGGGTTTTTCGGGCCCCGTACAGGCGCTAGGCTGATCGGACCGAGGGTCTAGAAACGGGCCGTGGTCACCATCTCCT
Encoded here:
- a CDS encoding tyrosine-type recombinase/integrase, translated to MSDLVLTDAYTSVPVPNRERHASSIAAWQLAQTSHHTLVAYTRDLVDYCTWLDAMGFDLLTVRRVHVDGYRHTLTGAPSTIARTLAALSSYYRYAMADGVTALNPVATVTRPAVDADHSSAQGLTRDQARALLAVARVDGPRSHALVALLLFTGIRVGEALGASTTDYGHDAGHRTLTIRRKGGKAAKVAVPAPAAVAVNEYLETSGAELIHVHGPGTAYLVRQPLFTTSTGKSWQRSEAFRTIGRLAQKAGIEGRISPHSLRHTFATIALDTGTSLHALQDSMGHADPRTTRGYDRARNNLAKSASYDVARALA